CCAGCCGGCGACGGTGAAGGTGCCGTTGTCGTAGGTCTTGGTCTCGGCGATCTTGAGGGTGGGCAGGTTGATGGGCTTGGCGAGTTTGATGAGTGCCCAGTCCTTGCCCTTGCCGTTGTAGCCGGGGGCCTGGAGCACCTTGGTGGACTTGACCTTGACGGCACTGGAGCTGTTGAGGTCGACGACGCCGGCGGTGGCGGTGATGGAGGTGTTGTTGCCGGAGCCGTTCACGCAGTGGGCGGCGGTGAGGACGATCTGCTGGGTGTACAGGGCGCCGCCGCAGCCCATGGAGAGGCGGACCATGAACGGGAACTCACCCTGGGCGGCGCGGGTTCCGCCGACGACGGGCGCCTGGGAGGCGGTGGCGGAGCCGGGCTGGAGGCTGACGGCGGCCAGGGCGACGGCGCCGACGGCGAGGGCGCGCTTGAGGGTCGTGGCAAGGGTGGACACAGTCGACACACTGCCTTTCGTGGGGGGTTGGGCCGTGCGCGTCATCGGGTGAATGACAAGTCCATGACACATCCCCCGTATGGCCGGCATCAAGAACGCGTTTTCGGACAACTTTCGGCGCGGGGGCCCGCATGACGCAGAACCACGGGCGCGGCAGCCCGATCGAGCACGGTTTTCCGCACTTGGACACGGTTCACCGCGCTCTGACGGCCCTCTTCCGTCGCCTGTCGTACGACGGGATCCGCGCCTACGACGCCGGCCTCCCCGCCGCCGACGCGGCCTTCTCCCCCGACGACGACCCCCACCTAGGGGCGCAGCGCGTGGCCCGCGCGATGGTGCGCGCGCTGCGGCTGCCCGACGCCCGGCTGGTGATCGGCTACCGGGCGATGACGGAGGCGGCCACCGTGGAACTCGGCCCGGGCCCCGAGTACTTCATCGAGGTCAACGAGCGCTTCCGCACCCACCGCCGGGACCTCGCGGCGGCGCTCGCCCACGAGGTCGCCCACGTCCTGCTGCACCGCCTGGACCTGCGGTTTCCCACCACCGAGGACAACGAGATCCTCACCGACACCACCGCCGCCTACCTGGGCGCCGGCTGGCTGCTCCTCGACGCCTACCGCGAGGACGAGTTGACGCACCAGAAGCTCGGCTACCTCACCCCGGAGGAGTTCGGCTACGTCCTCGCCAAGCGCGGCGAGCTGATCGGCGAGGACCTCTCCACCCGGTTCACCAGCCCCCGGGCGTACGAGGCGTACGCGCGCGGTCGCGCCCTCGCGGCCCGGGACCACCGCCGCGCCCCGCTGGCGGCCGCCTCCTGGCCGGAACGCCTGCGTTACGCGCGCGACCGCCGGACCGGATCCGCCGCGCCGGGCGCCTCGTACCGCTTCGAGCGGCACGCGGACGGGCAACGGGTGAGCTTCCCGTGCCCGGTCTGCCGGCAGTGGCTTCGGCTGCCGGTCGGCGGGCCCGTCCGGGCCCGCTGCGGGCTGTGCCACACGGTCCTGGAGTGCGACACCTGAACCGACTCCCTCACCCGGCGCCGACGCTCCCGACTCCGGTCCGGAACCCCGCGCCGGCGGTCTCGGAACAGGTTGGGACAACATCATGGGCCGACTGCGGTTCAGCGGGTGGATGTAGCGGGTAGTCATACTCCATCGCACGAGAGAAGCTCCGGATCCGACCCCTCGCCAGGGGGCCGGGCCCGGAGCTTCTTTCTCTGTGCGCGGACCCTCCCGACCAGCCGGCCCGCGCGTACGGCTGTGCGCCTACAGGGCCCCGACGAAGGCGGCGAAGGCGGCGAAGGCGGCGAAGGCGGCGCGGCCGACGGTGAAGACGGGGCCGTCGGGGTTCTTGGAGTCCCGCACGGCGACCATGCAGGGCTGGGAGGCGACCTCTACGCAATCGCCGCCACCGTTACCGCTGTACGAGGCCTTGTGCCAGGCGGCGGCGCCGAGGGGAGCGCACTCGACGCAGTCGCCGCCGGTGCCTCCGCTGGACGAGGCCTTGCGCCAGACGGTGGTGCCGAGGGGGGCGCACTCGACGCAGTCGCCGCCGCTGGAGCCGCTGTACGACGACTTACGCCACCGCGCGCCCGTCAGGTTCTGGATGGTTCCCATAACGTTCCTCCATTACGCGAGCGATCAGCGCGGCCGACGCCCGGGGAGAGAGGGCCTCGGCTTGCAGCCGAGCGTATCCGACCGAACGCTCTTTGATCACTTGCGGATTGGCGGTCATATGGCCGGAGTCGTAGCTCTCGCTGTAGTGGATGTCCGGGTCGTCATCGAAGCGTAGGAGGTTGAACGAGCCCATCATTCCCGCGTGCTGGCCGGCCTTGAACGGCAGGATCTGAATCTCCAGCCACGGCCGGCCCTGCAGTCCGAGCAGATAGGCGAGTTGCCTCCGCATGACCTCATGGCCTCCGATCTCCCGGAAGAGGGCGGCCTCGTCGAGCACCACCCACAGCACGGGCGGATGGTCGCGAGCCAGGATGCGTTGCCGATCCATGCGGGCAGCCACGGTCGTGTCGAGCTTGTCGGGGTTCTCGACTCCGAGCACCGCCCGCGCGTACTCCTCGGTCTGGAGGAGCCCGTACACCAACTGCGACTGGTACGTGGAGATGTACGCCGCCTTGGCCTCCATGTCGGCGTACGCCTGGAACCACGTCGGCAACTGGCTCCTCAGCACCAGCCCCACCAGCCGGGAGAACACCCCGCCCGTCACCAGCGCCGCGTCCACCCGGTCCGAGAACTCGCGGGTCGGTACCTTCCGCGCCGTCTCGATCTGTCCGACAAGGGAGCCCGCGCAGAAGATGATGTCGCCGAGCTGCGCCTGTTTCAGCCCGGCGTCCTCCCTCAGGCGGCGCAGTTCGGAGCCGTAGTAGTCCAGCGGCGATGCGCTGGGATCGAGGTTGCGGATGTTGACCACGGGCGGTCACCCCCATGCTCGCGGCGCCGTGCGGCGTTCGGTCGGGTCCAGTCCGTGGCCGAGCGTAACCAGGCCTGCGCACGGAGGTGGCCCGAATCCCTCGACTCCCCTCCCTTCGAGGGAAGCCGAGGGAAGCTGAGGGAGGGGACGCGCTCGCCGCCCCGAACTACCGCGCCCCGTACACCGGCTGCGGTGCCTCCGCCGCCGCCAGGAGCTTCGTCGCCGCCTCCCCCGCCTCCGCCGGGGTCCAGCGCTCGCCGCGCTCCGCCGTCGGGCCCGGCCGCCAGCCCTCCATCACCGTGATCCGGCCGCCCTCGGCCTCGAAGACCCGGCCGCTCACCCCGGCCGAGGCGTCCGAGCCCAGCCACACCACCAGCGGCGACACGTTCTCCGGGGCCATCGCGTCGAACTCCCCGGCCGCCGGCGCCGCCATGGTCCGCGCGAAGGTCTCCTCCGTCATCCGGGTGCGGGCCGCCGGGGCGACGGCGTTGACCTGGACCCCGTACCGGCCCATCTCCTCCGCCGCGACCAGCGTCAGGCCGAGGATCCCGGCCTTGGCCGCGCTGTAGTTGCCCTGCCCCACCGATCCGAGCAGTCCCGCGCCCGAGGAGGTGTTGACCACCCGCGCCGCGACGGGCCGGCCCGCCTTCGCCTGCGCCCGCCAGTGCGCGGCGGCGTGCTTGAGGGGCAGGAAGTGCCCCTTCAGGTGCACGCGCATCACCGCGTCCCAGTCGTCCTCGTCCAGGTTGACCAGCATCCGGTCCCGCAGGAAACCGGCGTTGTTGACGAGGGTGTCCAGCCGCCCGAAGCCGGCGACGGCGTCCGCGACCAGCGAGGCCGCGCCGCGCGCGGTGGCGATGTCCCCGCCGTGCGCCAGCGCCTCCCCGCCCAGCGCGCGGATCTCCTCGACGACCCGCGCCGCCGGACCGTCCGGGCCGGGCAGCCCGTCGAGGCCGACCCCCAGGTCGTTGACGACGACCTTCGCCCCTTCCGCCGCGAAGGCCAGCGCGTGGGCGCGGCCCAGCCCTCGACCCGCGCCCGTCACGATGACCACACGTCCTTCGGCAAGTCCCATGTCAGTTCTCCTTGTTGACAGTCGCCGCGTCCAGGAAGGCCGGGCGTTCGCCGCCTCCGTGCACGAGCAGGCTCGCGCCGCTCACGTATCCGGCCCGGTCTCCGGCGAGGAACACCGCCGCCTCGCCCACGTCGCCCGGGTCGGCCAGTCGCCCCAGCGGCACGGTCGCGCCGACCGCGGCGATCCCGGCCTCGTCCCCGTAGTGCAGGTGCGACAGTTCGGTGCGCACCATGCCGAGGACCAGCGAGTTGACCCGTACCTCGGGCGCCCACTCCACGGCCATCGACCGGGCCAGGTTCTCCAGTCCCGCCTTGGCCGCGCCGTAGGCGGCCGTGCCGGGTGAGGGGCGGGTGCCGCTGACGCTGCCGATCATCACGACCGAGCCGTGCGAGTCCCGCAGCCACGGGTACGCAGCGAGTGAGGCGGTCAGGGGGGCCACCAGGTTCAGTTCGACGACCCGTGCGTGCCGTTCGGCGTCGCCCTCCCCCAGCAGCCGGTACGGGGTGCCGCCCGCGTTGTTCACCAGGCAGTCGAGCCGCCCGTATCGGTGCGCCGCCGCCGCGAAGAACTCCGTCACGGCGGCCGGGTCGCGCAGGTCGAGCGGCGTGAAGGCGGCCGTGCGGCCCGCCGCGGCCACCGGTTCGTCCGGTGGGCGGCGGGCGCAGACGAGGACCTCCGCGCCGGCCGCGAGGAACGATCGCGCGATGCCGGCGCCGACGCCCCGGGTTCCGCCGGTGACGACGACGACCCTCCCGTTGAGCTCCATCGGCTGCTACCTTCCTCACCTAACAAATGTTTGGTGGAAAGGTAGCTGATCCGCTCATGGGTGTCTCCACCTCCGGCCCCGACAAGGGCATCGCACTCGTCACAGTCGACTTCCCGCCCGTCAACGCACTGCCCGTACACGGCTGGTACGAGCTGGCCGACGCACTGCGCGCCGCCGGCCGCGACCCCGACGTCCGGTGCGTCGTACTCGCCGCCGAGGGCCGGGGCTTCAACGCGGGCGTGGACATCAAGGAGATGCAGCGCGACACCGGCCACGACGCCCTCATCGGCGCCAACCGGGGCTGCTACGAGGCGTTCGCCGCCGTGTACGACTGCGAGGTCCCCGTCGTCGCCGCCGTGAACGGCTTCTGCCTGGGCGGCGGGATCGGCCTGGTCGGCAACGCCGACGCGATCGTCGCCTCCGACGACGCCGTCTTCGGGCTGCCGGAACTGGACCGGGGCGCGCTCGGCGCGGCCACGCACCTGGCCCGCCTCGTCCCCCAACACCTGATGCGCACCTTGTACTACACCTCGCGGACCGTGAGCGCCGCCGAACTGCACGCGCACGGTTCGGTGTGGAAGGTGGTCCCGCCCGCCGGGCTGCGGGCGGCGGCACTGGAACTCGCCGCCGAGATCGCCCGCAAGGACGGCCTGCTGATCCGGCTGGCCAAGTCCGCCATCAACGGCATCGACCCCGTGGACGTGCGACGCAGCTACCGCTTCGAGCAGGGCTTCACCTTCGAGGCCAATCTCAGCGGGGTGGCCGACCGGGTCCGCGACACCTTCGGAAAGGCGGACGAGGCATGAGCGGCACTTCGGCGTCGGACAAGGTGATGTCCCCTGAGGAAGTGGTCGGCCGGCTGCGCAGCGGCATGACCGTCGGCATCGGCGGCTGGGGCTCGCGGCGCAAGCCCATGGCCCTGGTGCGGGCACTGCTCCGATCCGAGATCACCGATCT
This region of Streptomyces sp. NBC_00513 genomic DNA includes:
- a CDS encoding SDR family oxidoreductase — encoded protein: MELNGRVVVVTGGTRGVGAGIARSFLAAGAEVLVCARRPPDEPVAAAGRTAAFTPLDLRDPAAVTEFFAAAAHRYGRLDCLVNNAGGTPYRLLGEGDAERHARVVELNLVAPLTASLAAYPWLRDSHGSVVMIGSVSGTRPSPGTAAYGAAKAGLENLARSMAVEWAPEVRVNSLVLGMVRTELSHLHYGDEAGIAAVGATVPLGRLADPGDVGEAAVFLAGDRAGYVSGASLLVHGGGERPAFLDAATVNKEN
- a CDS encoding enoyl-CoA hydratase family protein, which codes for MGVSTSGPDKGIALVTVDFPPVNALPVHGWYELADALRAAGRDPDVRCVVLAAEGRGFNAGVDIKEMQRDTGHDALIGANRGCYEAFAAVYDCEVPVVAAVNGFCLGGGIGLVGNADAIVASDDAVFGLPELDRGALGAATHLARLVPQHLMRTLYYTSRTVSAAELHAHGSVWKVVPPAGLRAAALELAAEIARKDGLLIRLAKSAINGIDPVDVRRSYRFEQGFTFEANLSGVADRVRDTFGKADEA
- a CDS encoding serine protease; amino-acid sequence: MTRTAQPPTKGSVSTVSTLATTLKRALAVGAVALAAVSLQPGSATASQAPVVGGTRAAQGEFPFMVRLSMGCGGALYTQQIVLTAAHCVNGSGNNTSITATAGVVDLNSSSAVKVKSTKVLQAPGYNGKGKDWALIKLAKPINLPTLKIAETKTYDNGTFTVAGWGATREGGGQQRYLMKATVPFVSDASCQNAYGSDLVPGEEICAGLPQGGVDTCQGDSGGPMFRRDAANAWIQVGIVSWGEGCARPNYPGVYSEVSTFATAIKNAAATL
- a CDS encoding helix-turn-helix transcriptional regulator, encoding MVNIRNLDPSASPLDYYGSELRRLREDAGLKQAQLGDIIFCAGSLVGQIETARKVPTREFSDRVDAALVTGGVFSRLVGLVLRSQLPTWFQAYADMEAKAAYISTYQSQLVYGLLQTEEYARAVLGVENPDKLDTTVAARMDRQRILARDHPPVLWVVLDEAALFREIGGHEVMRRQLAYLLGLQGRPWLEIQILPFKAGQHAGMMGSFNLLRFDDDPDIHYSESYDSGHMTANPQVIKERSVGYARLQAEALSPRASAALIARVMEERYGNHPEPDGRAVA
- a CDS encoding SDR family oxidoreductase translates to MGLAEGRVVIVTGAGRGLGRAHALAFAAEGAKVVVNDLGVGLDGLPGPDGPAARVVEEIRALGGEALAHGGDIATARGAASLVADAVAGFGRLDTLVNNAGFLRDRMLVNLDEDDWDAVMRVHLKGHFLPLKHAAAHWRAQAKAGRPVAARVVNTSSGAGLLGSVGQGNYSAAKAGILGLTLVAAEEMGRYGVQVNAVAPAARTRMTEETFARTMAAPAAGEFDAMAPENVSPLVVWLGSDASAGVSGRVFEAEGGRITVMEGWRPGPTAERGERWTPAEAGEAATKLLAAAEAPQPVYGAR
- a CDS encoding DUF397 domain-containing protein, which gives rise to MGTIQNLTGARWRKSSYSGSSGGDCVECAPLGTTVWRKASSSGGTGGDCVECAPLGAAAWHKASYSGNGGGDCVEVASQPCMVAVRDSKNPDGPVFTVGRAAFAAFAAFAAFVGAL